The nucleotide sequence atttttctagaaaaatagggaatgtaatatacatatgtttgaacatttttgtaaaaaaaacgtcaagtaattttttttaaatgttaaaaatgTTATGTTACATGATATATatgtcaaaaaaaaattaaacatacaaatttaaacattgtttttaaaaagAAAACTAGTGTacgttttttacatttttttataaaaatgttcaaacatatttattttatattctctgttttttaaaaaaaagaaagtaaaaatgttacatagggttttctttagtttttttttaacttaagtAAGTTTTCTTTCTATACATCACTTGTGGCTATATATGTAAATAAAATTCGATAAGCCATCATACTCTTAAGATAAAATCATATTCACTTCTGGCATAGGATGTTTAACCATGTCATTGCTATTTTAAATTTTTTCTAGAGGTAAGTTGATGTGATCTTGTTTTTCTTGGACCCCATAATTAAGATTTTCCAGAACCGGTTGGCGTCTTGGAAAGCGAACTCGCTGTCTATTGGAGGTAGGGTGGTGCTAGTCAAGGCTGTTCTTGAAAGTCTGCCTATATATTATTTTTCGATTTTTAAAGTCCCTGTTAAAGTTGTAGAGAGGCTCGAAGCTTTTATGAAGAACTTCCTATGGGGAGGGTAGGAGACGGGAAGAAAGATGCATTGGGTAGCATGGGATTTAGTGACACGGTCAAAGAAAAATGGTGGTCTTGGCATCGGTAAACTAAAGCTTGTAAACGAAGCCCTTTTGGCGAAGTGGGCTTGGAGGTATCGGTCTGAAATAACTAGTATGTGGAGGAAAGTGGTCACGGCTTGTCATGGTAAAAGTAGAAAATGGTTTGATTTTCCGTGTAACGCTACTTCAACGGGAGTTTGGAAAAACATCATGAGATCGGAATCTAAGGTGCGTCTTAATGGCAAGAAGTTGAATCATTACATCAAAGGAATCCTGGGTGATGGTAACAACATACGGTTCTGGATTGATTATTGGTTCGGTGATGGGCCGCTGATGTTTAAGTGGTCGAGACTGTTTGCATTGGAATCTAATAAAAAGTGTTTCGTTTCTGATCGGTTACTGTAGACGGGCATCGATGTCAATTGGAGCTGGTCAAGAGCCATCTTCTCGCAAGAGGAGATGGCTGAATTAGCGGAAGCCTCGGTTGTTTTGGCAGGGTTAGCTACATCGGATACTAAGGATTCGTGGAAATGGACGTTGGAAGACTCCGGTATCTTCTCGACTTCTTCTTTTAAAAAAGCGGCGTCGAATCAGGCGCCGGTGGATCCTATTTATCGTATATGGACTGGAGGTTGGATCCCGGCCAAGTGTAAGATATTTATGTGGAGAGTGCTCATTGACCGTATTCCGACTAGGAACGCCCTCGCGAGGAGAAACGTCACGGTGGACTCGGAAAACTGCGCTTTTTGTGGTGTTCTTACGGAATCCGTGGACCATCTTTTTTCAGGGTGCGAGACGGTTTGTGCGGTTTGGGTTTGGTTGAGCGATTGGGCCAAGATCAATCCGTTGTTCGCTTTTTCTTTCAAAGATGTTATGTTGATGCATAAAGGTGCTTCTGAGGATAAGAGGGCAAGGCTGATTATTCGGGGGCTCATCATGGTTACGTGTTGGTGTGTGTGGAAAGCTAGAAACAACAAAATTTTTTCAAACGGTAGAGGGAGCGTCGAAGAGATCATTGGAGAGGTTAAGTCTTTGGATTTTTTTGTGGCTAAAGTGCAGGTCCAAGTATAGAAATATTGTATGGAATGATTGGGTTTTGAATCCTTTGTACATGCTGGAGTAGTCGGCTAGGTCCCTGTTTTTTTGGGGGCCGGCCTGCTGTTGTTTTGAATAAAAGTtactttacaaaaaaaaaatcagagtATACTTTAACCCAATAATCTTCCTTAATTACATCTAAGTATCACATTATCCATTTTTCCTCATTTCACTTGACCTCAGTCCAAGAAAATGGTTTAATCTCGTAACTTCATCTAACCctatttttttagtgttttttggTTTATAAAGAAAACAATAATTAATTCAATCTCTTAACATCTCGTTAACATGTTTGCAAGTAACTCCTTTAACGTCCCTTAACACAAGGAGGGAGCGATGTGCAATGTCGGTTAACATGCCATGTCACCGTTAACACCTCAAATGTTAGGGTACACCCCATGACTTAATAGGTTAGCGAGTGGTCCACGATCGTTCTATTGTGAGtttttttattaacttaaaaGTTACATTTAACCTACATGTTTGACtattgggtaaattacacttttcgttctTTATGTTTATACCAAATTTTAGAAGATGTCTTATATTATACTTTTGAAATTACAAAAATCACCATTTATGTTTAAAAACCTTACACCGACtgtcctttaacactaacccGATTAAAATTTTTAGTGAAGTCTAGTCATATAAGCATAGTTTTGTCTTTTTACAAATCAATTTATAAAGAatttaaaaaatttaaacaaGAACTGAAAACTCCATCATCTTTCCCTTCTtctccacccaccaccatcacctgcACCATCTTCAACAACTGACTTATCTCTAAACCCTTTCTCTCACCCACCCCAACctaccaccacaccaccacccaCCCCCACACACCTTACATTGCcgtcgcaccaccaccaccaccccttTCATGTCTCTTAACCTCTCTCTCACCACCCCAACAGATCTGCGATTTTACATATCTGATTCAAACGTGAGGTAGGTGATTCaaatgcgattttacatatatGGTTCAAATGAAGGATGAAATTGTGAAGTGTTGTTCGCAAATATGAACCATAACCAGTGACGGATCTAGAAGGAAAATTTAGGGGCATCCCAAAAAGAATTCAACGTACATTCATAAACACGATAATGAATAAAGTTAAACAAATACGTAATAGATTTCTTCTCTCCGGCTTCTAAAAAATTAAAATCGAGTCATTACATCGTCATATGTTTactttataaaatgttttgttgAGTGACAGAATCAGAACTTTTCAACTAGAGGGTCACGCTATAGTTTTATGGAACTATTAACTTGTTAACGCAAGGCTTAGTCACCAATAATGTCATCTTTAACAATTTAGCTTTTAATTGCGTTTTATTGTTatgggtaaggttattgtaaaaaagggttaaaagtgtgagaagtgtgagaaatattgtggagatgacatgtgtcctcaatctaaattaattcaaaagggtaaacaaataattttatcattgattcaattaattcaaaaccttccataaccgccaccttatttataggaacatgattttttaaaagatctctataaaaacactacgaataacactgcaaccaccattcagcacgtatataacaccattcaataattatataacaccattcagtaagtatataacaccattcaataagtatataacaccattttaaagatctctataaaaacactacgaataacactgcaaaatcaccattcagcacatatataacaccattcaataattatataacactatTCAATAAGTATAtgacaccattcaataagtatataacactgtTAAAGACACTACCCCCATTTCCAGAATGTGTTCTTAGTATAATGTTCATAGTATGGTTATTGTACATGGTATTTTAAACCTGCATGCATGGTGTTTTACATCTGCATGCTAGTAGACGTTCCAGATAAcatatgttaaaacaccatggtgTTTTAAAACCTACATTCCAGTAGATAAAAAAACACCACACTTTCTAGTAtgtgtttaaaacaccacgcttttaatcacaatacaattaaaacaccactgtatgaacatagacaaaacatcatggactaaacatctgatcaaaacatattttttctttatataagtatagcaatatggtactcatattaaagataaaaaacgctcgttattatggtgtaattttttttaaacgttACGTAtgaaaagttattgacgtttaaaaaagatgGGGGGAAGTTGGATGTGCATTaatgttagtttcttaatttaaaaatgttaaattttcctgtatacccttaatctagaaaattaatatgtttaatagtaaacattatttacaattttgccattatgatctcaaccattattagatcaaagatctaatggtgtagattatTTCTTTCATTTCTCACAAAAAACCCCCTTTTTACAGAAACCTCT is from Helianthus annuus cultivar XRQ/B chromosome 9, HanXRQr2.0-SUNRISE, whole genome shotgun sequence and encodes:
- the LOC118481762 gene encoding uncharacterized protein LOC118481762 is translated as MHWVAWDLVTRSKKNGGLGIGKLKLVNEALLAKWAWRYRSEITSMWRKVVTACHGKSRKWFDFPCNATSTGVWKNIMRSESKTGIDVNWSWSRAIFSQEEMAELAEASVVLAGLATSDTKDSWKWTLEDSGIFSTSSFKKAASNQAPVDPIYRIWTGGWIPAKCKIFMWRVLIDRIPTRNALARRNVTVDSENCAFCGVLTESVDHLFSGCETVCAVWVWLSDWAKINPLFAFSFKDVMLMHKGASEDKRARLIIRGLIMVTCWCVWKARNNKIFSNGRGSVEEIIGEVKSLDFFVAKVQVQV